The genomic region AATAGCTACTTAGGAATTAAGATATACACAATAATAAGGCAAAGGTGAAAACCTATTGCTCTCAACAAATGTGTAGATTAAAAAATTTAGACCCATAGAAAAAAGATGACAAAAATCATTACAACTAAAATGACCTACACCAAAACTTGTCAAACTTGATGCAAACCTTTTATTAAAAAATGTTCAAGGTTTAGCTGAGCATAAACATTAGAAAAGAACACTCCaaagaataaatatttttatacATGAAAAATTTGTAGATGAACTCTTGCCAATGTGACAAAAGCCCCAAGAAGCCTCATCATATAGTAGTTGATCCGGTGCAAATAGACACTAACAACTGGTCAGAGCCTAGCAATCTGACTCAGAAATCACAAATACAATCATAACTGGTACTTGCATGTCACTCAGAAATCACAAATACAATCATAACTGGTACCTGCAAGCTACCTGCATCGATATAAGACACTCCCAGAAAAAAACCCTTTTCCATACACCTTTGTCCACCACACAGAATCACATACCATGCACTGCCCTCAATGAAGGGCATTTTAAATGTACAATACTAATAAAACCAGCATGATGTTTGACATTGACAGGGAGGTATTTTGTGACTCGTCAGTAACCAACAGTTATCAATCGTAGCATTGAGAAGATGAACTCAAGGATACACAGTAACTTACAGCAAATGTGAGTCTCCAAACAGAAACATTTAAATTAACAGCTCGGGTCATTCAACTCTTTGTCTTTGAATGCTTTACAAGCCAAtcaataacaacatcaatgttTGTGGAGTTCTTGCAGGATACCATGTAGCAGCAAACCTCTCTGTCAGTTATAGATTGCAGACCCCTGCCAAATCCGACAACCAGAGGCATGCATGAAAACTCTAATATCAATAACCTAGGCTTTACAGGAATTAAATGTATTATACTATGTAGCTAAAAGCAGATTTGGAAAATTTAAACTCCAACTCAATGATTCCATAAACATCTAACTCAAAAGTTGTTGTCACATGTCCCTAATGAATAAGCAATAAATTAACTCTAGGAGAGTTCATAAAACTCACATCTGGTCAGTCAATGCCTGCTTTGATAGAGCTTCTGCCTTATCAATTTTATTTCCAAGAACTAGCAATGGAATTCCATGCAATGATGGTTTGTTCAACAAATCGTGCAGTTCACTCCTAGAAATGGTTATATTGTCTTTGTCTGCTGCATCCACCACATATCTACAAAAGAGAAATTATAAATTAGTGAGAAAATATGACtatcaaatgaaatgaagaaaaaggCCTAATATACATCTtgctattaaatatatatatatattctcattcTAAATGGAACACCTCGAAAACAAGTACTGATCTCAAAGCTCTTAAAAAACAATGCAATCAGAGGCTTTTTTGTATTCAACGCACATGAAATAGGCAAAATCCTTAATTTGAAAATATGCAACAAAAGAAGGATTGTAAGATCATGGatagaagaggaaggaagaggatGAGCGAATTAATACCCAGCCCAAGTTATGTCACTATTGTAAAAGGCTTGTAAATTATGGTAACAACAATAAGTTAGAGAGGCCTACAAGGCATCACACAGGAATCACAAGAAGTTATTGTTTGATTATGACCATCCTGGTCTAAAGTctaaattaattgaataaatttagGAAGCATACGCAGACAGTGTTTCTTTATCAGCCTTTAGTTTCTTCTTTTGTGCAGTTTAATATAATTCTGAATCATATTTTTGCTTACACACAGCCAACATTCAGCTATTTCAGATGGTTCTACCAATGCAGCAAAACAGCAGAGTGAATTTTAGTTCTAAGAGAACATTATGGCAATGAATTGATAATCTATTAATTTTCTTTTGGCATTCATCTGCTAGTTAACTATTTAAAATGTAAAACTGGAGCAGAAAGAAAATTGCTATAAAGAGCATACACAATTGCAGAGACACCGCGGCAATAGCGCTCCCACATGCTACGAAAACGAGGCTGACCCCCAAGATCCCataacttgattgttacatttCCTTTAGAAACTTTTCGCATGTTAAATCCAACCTGCCAATGCatttggaaaacataaaataacataCCTAGAAAAAACATTGAATGGTTCAAAAACACTTAGATCcatcatttattatttaatttgaaataattatttataatactCTCTTTCGTGCAAGAGGACGACAAACACAAGATAAAGGAGCTACAACCAGGTTGCATATATCATGACAAATACTCACAGTTGGAATCATGTCCTCACTATAACCACCCGTctgcaaaaacaaaaatattgtatAGAAATAGTTAAGAATCAAATAATGAGAAAATAACAGCCAATATATTGCTATTGACAGTCAGAAAGATTGTTCAAAGGGAATAGAATTAAATTATTaatcaaaaagaaaagaaataagttACTGACCGCAATGACATTTACAAGTGATGTCTTTCCTGCATTTTGTAGCCCTATTAATGATAGCTCCATTTCTTGTTTGAAAAATAGGCTGCAAAGTTAAAACCAGTAATTCACTTAGATATGAAAAAATATTGTTAGGAGAAATACGAcagaaaatgaaaaaaaggaaaCTAAAATAATAGCAGAAGTGACTGAAACAGATAAATGCTGTCAATAAACAATTaaacaatttatcaaaattgattcTGCAAAAGACTATCCTGTCACTCTATAAACCCAAACAATTCCTTTAGAGAACTCAAACAAAGAATCTTCTTAAGTTGCCAGCAgcaataataataaaatgaaatacaaatttAGAGACTTGATTTAAAATACAGTCCACAAAACAGCTTGGTTGGTTaatcttttaagtttttaactGATATAAACATAAACAGAATCATAAAAGACAGATTAGCACAGCACATCTAACATACGCATGCATAAAGATTTCTTGAAAACCATTTTCCATATATGAGGTTCATAAAAACAAGCATAATACATTTTCCAGAAAATGTAATTTATCATTCTTGATTATTAGAAAACGGAATCATAAATGATAGATTAGCACATCTAACATAAAAATGCATAAAGATTTATTGAAAACATTTTCTATATATGAGGTTCATAAAAACAAGCAAAATACATTTTCCGGAAAATATCATTCTTGAATATTAGAAGTAGAACAAAATAAAGTTCACTTGCACTGAATTAGCATACAGGGATATTCATTGAGCTTAGTTTAAATGTTGTCATGGAATCTCTGTCATAACAGGTTGCCAATCAACACCCCAAATCACAGTTCTCCATTATGAATGACAACTCTTCCATAATAGAAATAAACCACATCATCAGAAAAGACAAGGGTTCCCAATAATTGCTTTCTAAAATAGAAACAAGCCACCACAACTTTGCAAATGAAGACAGTGCAAAACCAGAAAAGCTATTGGTTCCCAGAAAATGTCAATTTCAACGGGTTACACAGGATGTCAAGGGCAAAAAACTGGAGTCATTTAAAAAGTAGCAAAAAACACTGTCAAACTCCCAGAAAGGCTGTATATACCAATTCAAAGAAAAACGTCTTAAATAATTACTGCTTTGCATTGTTCAAATCAGTCACACGAGTTCTTGCCAGAAACAATATTCACAGAAGATTTCACATTGGACATTGATCAACTGCAAATCAAAAAGAACAGCAGAGTATGCAaccaaaacaatttttaaaatgttAAAACCTCAAACCCAGCTCCATTTTAAGTTTTTCTAAAAGTTAGAAACAGGAAACCTACCAGTGCCAGTAAACAGGTCACACAAATGGGAATAATTTCAACATGGCCCACACCAACAAAAATTCACCACTCAGGGAAAGAATTCTGAAACAGAAAAAAACATTAAGGCAAAATAGGCCAGACATAATAACCTTGATGCTTGGACGAGAATATGGAGTTACCAACATGGGGAAAATTAGTTCATAACTGGACACAAAAGTACAGAAGAAACAGTGGTTCAAGACAGTATAACATTTTACaatataaaaacattaaaaaaaaaattcagcatgAAGATAGACCAGAATTGCATGAAACAGAAACTCTTCTCCTTAAATCAAATAACTGCTTATTTCTCCTTGCTCCAGATTGTGGAAAACTCTGAATCAATACTTCATAGTAATAATGACCATCAATTTTTCATTTAAAGCAGTAT from Cryptomeria japonica chromosome 3, Sugi_1.0, whole genome shotgun sequence harbors:
- the LOC131069522 gene encoding ADP-ribosylation factor-like protein 8a isoform X2, with translation MELSLIGLQNAGKTSLVNVIATGGYSEDMIPTVGFNMRKVSKGNVTIKLWDLGGQPRFRSMWERYCRGVSAIVYVVDAADKDNITISRSELHDLLNKPSLHGIPLLVLGNKIDKAEALSKQALTDQMGLQSITDREVCCYMVSCKNSTNIDVVIDWLVKHSKTKS
- the LOC131069522 gene encoding ADP-ribosylation factor-like protein 8a isoform X1, which translates into the protein MGLWEAFLNWLRSLFFKQEMELSLIGLQNAGKTSLVNVIATGGYSEDMIPTVGFNMRKVSKGNVTIKLWDLGGQPRFRSMWERYCRGVSAIVYVVDAADKDNITISRSELHDLLNKPSLHGIPLLVLGNKIDKAEALSKQALTDQMGLQSITDREVCCYMVSCKNSTNIDVVIDWLVKHSKTKS